The following coding sequences lie in one Fibrobacter sp. UWT2 genomic window:
- the hisC gene encoding histidinol-phosphate transaminase encodes MIDPRPELLKLSDYVPGKSMEEIRAKYGLTKVVKLASNENPLGASPKAIEAYREIADILHLYPRGDAPKLINAIADFYGVKMEQIVIGNGSDEIIDMVGKAFIRQGDNCVGITPTFSVYKFTTLSNGADFIGVGVGDQKTPLSELLKAINDKTRVVFICSPNNPTGVYYNKEELVDFLDKVPSNVLVFLDQAYSEFATASDYPVLIDMLDKYKNLFINRTFSKIYGLAGLRIGYAFGNVEVIRALWKIKPPFDVNQAAQVAAIAALSDKEHVKRTLELNAAGIKYLTLEFESLGFKVLPTQGNFICIHIGPKAKDLVLFLEQNGMIVRGLTSFGLPEHIRVTLGKREENELLISLVKKWKAEN; translated from the coding sequence ATGATTGATCCGCGTCCAGAGCTTTTGAAACTTTCTGATTACGTTCCCGGCAAATCCATGGAAGAAATCCGTGCCAAGTACGGTTTGACCAAGGTTGTGAAGCTGGCCTCGAACGAAAACCCGCTGGGGGCTTCCCCCAAGGCTATTGAAGCCTATCGAGAAATTGCGGATATTTTACATTTGTACCCGCGTGGTGATGCTCCCAAGTTGATTAACGCTATCGCTGATTTTTATGGCGTTAAGATGGAACAAATCGTTATCGGTAACGGTTCCGACGAAATCATCGACATGGTGGGCAAGGCCTTCATTCGTCAGGGTGACAACTGCGTCGGTATTACGCCGACGTTCTCGGTCTATAAGTTTACCACGCTTTCGAACGGCGCCGACTTTATCGGTGTCGGCGTGGGTGACCAGAAGACTCCGCTTTCGGAACTTCTGAAGGCTATCAACGACAAGACTCGCGTGGTCTTTATCTGCAGCCCGAACAACCCGACTGGCGTGTACTACAATAAGGAAGAACTGGTTGATTTCTTGGATAAGGTGCCGAGCAACGTGCTCGTGTTCCTTGATCAGGCTTATTCTGAATTTGCAACGGCAAGCGATTACCCTGTGCTGATTGACATGCTTGACAAGTACAAGAACTTGTTTATCAACCGTACGTTCAGTAAGATTTACGGCCTTGCAGGGCTGCGCATCGGTTACGCTTTCGGTAATGTTGAAGTTATTCGCGCCTTGTGGAAAATCAAGCCGCCGTTCGACGTGAACCAGGCTGCCCAAGTTGCTGCCATTGCGGCCCTCTCCGACAAGGAACACGTCAAGCGTACGCTTGAACTCAACGCCGCAGGCATCAAGTACTTGACTCTGGAATTTGAATCGCTCGGCTTCAAGGTGCTGCCGACGCAGGGTAACTTCATTTGCATTCACATTGGCCCTAAGGCGAAGGACCTGGTGCTGTTCCTCGAACAGAACGGCATGATCGTTCGTGGACTTACAAGTTTCGGCTTGCCCGAACACATCCGCGTGACGCTCGGCAAGCGTGAAGAAAACGAACTCCTAATCAGCCTCGTCAAAAAGTGGAAGGCGGAGAATTAA
- a CDS encoding DNA internalization-related competence protein ComEC/Rec2 — protein sequence MKSSKKNKNLTELQNLLTPLMGKPALLSAIVVTTIFASLDEPVYACVLLPILATLTHLFPRTLQWVVLISLAIGVVSHEYLGQQKENSLDVNISTNACGVVESTQQKKSGMTSIINHGYRVRLTEKRNLPRYPLPGDSLCYEASFYPVTPPTVPGAFDTQGWLKSQGLVAYGKFVHWTVHGETWVPERSFYQFRKWIGSRFSEYLDPSETGLLLGLLAGDRSGIPDALRSDFQRSGLVHVLAISGFHVVLLAGMLMIFLKATGLPHRVVRMVAIALLFLYIPVTGGSPAVRRAVLMFAVPQVGALFQRPANTLNSLGVALLFIMIPEPSVIWNPGFQLSVAATMGILMGGFWNPLKNLPEELQKNKWWTRLQSLVVEPTYVTLCATLSTSPFLIHHFKTLSPFAWLGNIVVVPAISMGMQAGLFALLSPVDFLREYFCYAARFFLRLASLLTRLLSDSSQASVTVGPFEPWVLLLCGFLIVVVPFFAKNRIARRFSLCSMLLFAAIFAYKGYGAVITPTWKLTTIDVGQGDSHLLTTPSGMHILVDAGDTKRQDSGKDIVVPYLHHIGVSSLDALIVTHADQDHFGGAYSIIKTFPVKELWISECARIDDKENWQQVIAEAYRRGILIRDISRGILYKERFFEIKVVHPETDRCIDANTQSITFRAKGLGHSALLTGDLTVQGEKEIMKTDAYLKSDVLKLGHHGSKTSSGRKFLKQVNPKLAIVSSGRKNRFRHPSKQVIQRLDSLGIPYLNTAEKGTIDIIFRSDTMLVKTMLR from the coding sequence ATGAAATCTAGCAAAAAAAACAAAAATCTGACTGAGTTACAGAACCTTCTCACCCCGCTCATGGGAAAACCGGCTTTATTGAGCGCAATCGTGGTTACCACCATTTTTGCGAGTCTTGATGAACCTGTTTACGCCTGTGTTCTTTTGCCTATTTTGGCGACTTTGACTCATTTGTTTCCGCGAACGTTACAATGGGTGGTGCTGATTAGTCTAGCGATAGGTGTCGTTAGCCATGAGTATTTGGGGCAGCAAAAAGAAAATTCCTTGGATGTAAATATTTCGACGAATGCCTGCGGGGTGGTTGAGTCAACGCAGCAAAAAAAGAGCGGTATGACTTCTATTATCAATCATGGTTATCGCGTTCGCTTGACTGAAAAACGGAATTTGCCGCGGTACCCTCTGCCGGGAGATTCGCTTTGCTACGAAGCCTCTTTTTATCCAGTGACGCCACCTACGGTGCCGGGGGCGTTCGATACGCAGGGGTGGCTTAAGTCGCAAGGACTTGTGGCCTATGGAAAGTTCGTCCACTGGACGGTTCACGGCGAAACCTGGGTGCCGGAGCGCAGCTTTTATCAGTTCCGCAAATGGATCGGGTCGCGGTTTAGCGAATATCTGGATCCGTCAGAAACGGGGCTTTTGCTGGGTCTTTTGGCAGGGGATAGGAGTGGAATTCCCGATGCATTGCGCAGTGACTTTCAGCGCTCGGGGTTGGTGCATGTGCTTGCCATTAGTGGTTTTCACGTGGTGCTTTTGGCGGGAATGCTGATGATTTTCTTGAAGGCGACGGGGCTCCCGCATCGTGTGGTGCGAATGGTGGCGATTGCGTTGCTGTTCCTGTACATTCCGGTAACGGGAGGTTCGCCGGCCGTAAGGCGGGCGGTGCTTATGTTTGCCGTGCCGCAGGTCGGTGCCTTGTTCCAAAGGCCAGCCAATACATTGAATAGCTTGGGCGTTGCGCTTCTCTTTATTATGATTCCCGAGCCTTCTGTTATCTGGAATCCGGGCTTTCAGCTTTCGGTGGCGGCGACTATGGGAATCTTGATGGGCGGCTTTTGGAACCCGCTAAAGAACTTGCCTGAAGAACTCCAGAAGAACAAGTGGTGGACTCGCTTGCAATCGCTTGTGGTGGAACCGACTTATGTGACCTTGTGCGCCACACTTTCGACGTCGCCCTTCTTGATTCACCATTTCAAGACGCTTTCGCCTTTTGCTTGGCTTGGCAACATCGTGGTGGTGCCGGCGATTTCGATGGGGATGCAGGCGGGGCTTTTTGCGTTGCTTTCTCCGGTTGATTTTTTACGGGAATATTTCTGCTATGCGGCGAGGTTCTTTTTACGGCTAGCGTCGTTATTGACGCGCTTGTTGTCGGATTCCTCGCAGGCGTCTGTGACGGTAGGCCCCTTTGAACCGTGGGTGCTGTTGTTGTGCGGCTTCTTGATTGTGGTGGTTCCTTTTTTTGCCAAAAATCGCATCGCCAGGCGCTTTTCGTTGTGCAGTATGTTGCTGTTCGCGGCAATCTTTGCCTATAAGGGGTATGGCGCGGTGATAACGCCAACGTGGAAATTGACGACGATCGATGTGGGGCAAGGAGATAGTCACTTGCTTACTACACCTTCGGGAATGCATATTTTGGTGGATGCGGGCGATACGAAACGACAAGATTCCGGTAAAGACATTGTAGTTCCGTACCTGCATCATATCGGGGTTTCTAGCTTGGATGCCTTAATTGTAACCCATGCGGACCAAGACCATTTTGGCGGGGCGTATTCTATCATCAAGACGTTCCCGGTCAAGGAACTTTGGATTTCCGAATGCGCAAGGATTGACGACAAGGAAAATTGGCAGCAGGTGATTGCTGAAGCGTATCGGCGGGGTATTTTGATCCGGGATATTTCTCGAGGAATCCTGTACAAGGAACGCTTCTTTGAAATCAAGGTCGTGCATCCTGAAACGGACCGCTGTATAGATGCCAATACTCAGAGCATTACTTTCAGGGCGAAGGGGCTAGGGCATTCCGCTTTACTGACGGGAGACTTGACGGTTCAGGGTGAAAAAGAAATCATGAAAACGGATGCGTATCTGAAAAGCGACGTGCTGAAGCTTGGACATCATGGCTCTAAAACTTCAAGTGGCAGAAAGTTCTTGAAACAAGTGAACCCGAAGCTGGCCATTGTATCGAGTGGTCGCAAAAATCGATTCCGCCATCCGAGTAAGCAGGTGATTCAGAGGCTAGATTCGCTAGGGATTCCTTATTTGAATACAGCTGAAAAAGGAACGATCGATATTATCTTTCGTTCCGATACAATGCTTGTGAAAACGATGTTGCGGTAA
- the dtd gene encoding D-aminoacyl-tRNA deacylase has product MKFLIQRVLNAQVDIDGETVGKIGKGYMILIGVGEGDTKEVADRYIRKMLALRIFADENGKTNLSIKDVGGELLLVSQFTLYANCNKGNRPTFNGAGNPTLASELYDYIIAECKKEIPNVQTGRFGADMQVSLTNDGPFTIMLE; this is encoded by the coding sequence ATGAAATTCCTGATTCAACGAGTTCTCAACGCCCAAGTTGACATCGACGGAGAAACCGTCGGAAAAATCGGCAAGGGCTACATGATCCTTATCGGAGTGGGTGAAGGCGACACCAAAGAAGTCGCCGACCGCTACATCCGCAAAATGCTTGCGCTCCGCATCTTCGCCGACGAAAACGGCAAGACAAATCTCTCCATCAAAGATGTCGGCGGCGAACTCCTGCTCGTTTCGCAATTTACTTTATACGCAAATTGCAACAAAGGAAACCGCCCCACGTTCAACGGAGCCGGGAACCCCACCCTAGCAAGCGAGCTATATGATTATATTATAGCGGAATGCAAAAAAGAGATACCAAACGTGCAAACAGGGCGCTTCGGCGCTGACATGCAGGTGAGTTTAACCAACGACGGACCGTTTACGATTATGTTGGAATAA
- a CDS encoding DUF4416 family protein has protein sequence MKSSQFSENAQLLAFVLQPGADWLPEVIDALERTWGKIRHKGKLFAFDKTPYYTPEMGEGLYRGVISFEKTIPPETIAEEKERSNALELTMAMADNPEARRVNIDIGYMDLDKVVLPSYKRGPFKLYAGKGVWLDMLLTYAKGEFHPTAWAFEDFKRNPYQHDLQLIRERYKKAGSGKNSSNEAAVRL, from the coding sequence ATGAAGTCTTCGCAATTTTCTGAAAACGCTCAGCTTTTAGCATTTGTCTTGCAGCCCGGTGCCGATTGGCTCCCCGAAGTGATTGACGCCCTAGAACGTACCTGGGGCAAAATCCGCCACAAGGGCAAGCTTTTCGCATTCGACAAGACTCCCTATTACACCCCCGAAATGGGCGAAGGCTTATACCGCGGAGTCATCTCTTTTGAAAAGACCATTCCGCCCGAAACCATTGCTGAAGAAAAAGAACGCAGCAACGCTTTGGAACTCACGATGGCCATGGCAGACAACCCCGAAGCCCGTCGCGTGAACATCGACATCGGCTATATGGACTTGGACAAAGTGGTACTTCCCAGCTACAAGCGCGGACCATTCAAACTTTACGCCGGAAAGGGCGTGTGGCTCGACATGCTCCTGACTTATGCAAAGGGCGAATTCCACCCCACCGCCTGGGCCTTCGAAGACTTTAAGCGTAATCCCTACCAGCACGACTTGCAACTCATTCGCGAACGTTACAAGAAAGCCGGCAGCGGGAAAAATTCTTCTAACGAAGCGGCGGTAAGACTTTGA
- a CDS encoding FISUMP domain-containing protein: protein MKSAESSSSVKVEESSSSEKNEISSSSEKPVESSSSEKVVESSSSEKSSSSAGIPSKLYDCEIYKCVTTKYLNPDIEYGEYLDVRDSQVYRTVQIGEQVWMAQNLNYKSDMQSFCFDNDDNNCAKWGRLYTWAQAVKACPEGWKLPDSSEYGSLAIFLKDSTGNKNVGKYLKTGKNNLFGFSVLLGAGYFVGGPDYFNEGGETYGRAYFWTASETDEQNTLEPPDKYAIIRSLKYSNDIFGILPWEKQDGLSVRCLKNL, encoded by the coding sequence GTGAAAAGCGCAGAATCATCCAGTTCCGTAAAGGTTGAGGAATCTTCTAGTTCTGAAAAGAACGAGATATCCTCCAGTTCCGAAAAACCTGTAGAATCCAGCAGCAGCGAAAAGGTTGTGGAAAGTTCTTCAAGCGAAAAATCGAGTAGTTCCGCAGGAATTCCTTCAAAACTCTACGATTGCGAAATATATAAGTGTGTCACAACAAAATATCTTAACCCTGATATTGAATATGGCGAATATTTGGATGTGCGAGATTCTCAAGTGTATAGAACAGTGCAAATTGGAGAGCAGGTATGGATGGCGCAGAATTTGAATTATAAATCAGACATGCAAAGTTTCTGTTTTGACAACGATGACAATAATTGTGCGAAATGGGGACGTTTATATACTTGGGCGCAGGCTGTAAAAGCCTGTCCAGAAGGATGGAAATTGCCAGATTCTTCTGAATATGGTTCCTTAGCAATATTTTTGAAAGATTCTACTGGCAACAAAAATGTTGGAAAATATTTGAAAACGGGGAAAAATAATTTATTTGGTTTTAGCGTATTATTGGGGGCCGGTTATTTTGTTGGAGGACCAGACTATTTTAATGAGGGTGGAGAGACATATGGTAGGGCATATTTTTGGACAGCATCCGAAACTGATGAACAAAATACTCTTGAACCTCCCGATAAATACGCTATTATACGAAGTTTGAAATATTCGAATGATATATTCGGAATACTTCCATGGGAAAAGCAAGATGGATTGTCTGTAAGATGTTTAAAAAATTTGTGA
- the hisN gene encoding histidinol-phosphatase has product MAATAENQELLKIALKAADLAQENIMKYFQASVGVEWKKDNTPVTIADKSTEEIARKFWEKETPGFGVIGEEFGIENPDAEYQWVIDPIDGTKAFIHGVPLFGTLIALYKKGMPIASLIRIPAMNTAVWAVKDGGAFLDGREISCSKVAALSESLVLSGTVNTMETAGYGEKYAAVRRAAKLHRGWGDCYGYYLVAAGRAELMIDPVVSLWDIAPYPLLFKEAGGKFSTIDGITELFDASGKPVAPIYEGYTSMASNGLIHDEVAKIMSAK; this is encoded by the coding sequence ATGGCAGCGACTGCTGAAAATCAAGAACTCTTGAAGATTGCGCTCAAGGCTGCGGATCTTGCCCAAGAAAATATCATGAAGTATTTTCAGGCAAGTGTTGGCGTGGAATGGAAAAAGGACAATACTCCTGTAACCATCGCCGACAAGAGCACCGAAGAAATCGCCCGCAAGTTCTGGGAAAAGGAAACTCCGGGCTTCGGCGTGATTGGCGAAGAGTTTGGAATCGAAAATCCCGATGCCGAATACCAGTGGGTGATTGATCCCATTGACGGCACTAAGGCTTTTATTCATGGCGTTCCTCTATTCGGTACGCTGATTGCCTTGTACAAGAAGGGCATGCCGATTGCAAGCCTCATTCGCATTCCCGCGATGAACACGGCGGTCTGGGCGGTGAAAGATGGCGGCGCGTTCTTAGACGGCCGTGAAATCAGCTGCTCCAAGGTTGCGGCCCTTTCCGAATCGCTCGTACTTTCGGGCACCGTGAATACCATGGAAACGGCGGGCTACGGCGAAAAGTACGCTGCCGTACGTCGGGCTGCCAAGCTGCACCGCGGCTGGGGCGACTGCTACGGCTACTACTTGGTTGCTGCCGGCCGAGCCGAACTCATGATTGACCCGGTGGTTTCGCTGTGGGATATTGCCCCGTATCCGCTTCTGTTCAAGGAGGCGGGCGGCAAGTTCAGTACCATCGATGGCATCACGGAACTCTTCGATGCAAGCGGCAAGCCTGTTGCTCCGATTTACGAAGGCTACACGAGCATGGCCTCGAACGGACTGATTCACGACGAGGTCGCGAAAATCATGTCTGCCAAATAA
- a CDS encoding homoserine O-acetyltransferase: MSEFLHKYSVGPVVPQTFTKDYGDEGFKLESGKTLPALTIRYETYGTLNADKSNVVWVCSPLTADAHVAGYYTENDKKPGWWDALIGPGKPVDTDKFFVVCSNILGGCKGTTGPASINPRTGKPYGSTFPMITIGDMVNAQRELAKGLGIDQLCCVIGGSMGGFQAMKWAIYYPDLVRRCIVIASSPRFSSQALGFEIVARDVITQDPNFNGGDYYESAHPDVGLSNARKLAHITYLSAVGMEQKFKRAQDQESRNHAVTYSTPFDLNLPLESYLRYQGAKFVDRFDANSYLHIAHATDSFDLETEYGSLENAFKGVKAEFLNVNLSTDWLFPPHESRRITSALLNTGKVVTSLELDTQFGHDGFLIEVGDLGKAVGRFLDSKIIPASADTQVMPVFHDTEDFDYIGSLVKENTKVLDLGCGNGELLDFLNKKKHVEVLGIERNFKSIMDCLENDVPVIQRDLDESGVRDFKDGSFDYAIINRTIQEIRDPVALLNELLRVAKRAIVTFPNFGHWTTRGSLMLRGRMPKSKELPYEWYDTPNIRVLTLKDFYTLCEKEGLKVETIHYQNEHKFSKFLTAIGLTTFGAEHVIAMVSKK, from the coding sequence ATGAGTGAATTTTTGCATAAATATAGCGTCGGCCCAGTGGTGCCCCAAACCTTTACGAAGGATTATGGGGACGAGGGTTTTAAGCTTGAAAGTGGCAAGACCCTTCCGGCGCTGACCATCCGTTACGAAACGTACGGAACGCTAAACGCCGACAAGAGCAATGTTGTCTGGGTGTGTTCTCCACTTACAGCAGACGCTCACGTTGCCGGCTACTATACCGAAAACGACAAGAAACCCGGTTGGTGGGACGCCCTGATTGGCCCCGGAAAGCCGGTCGATACAGACAAGTTCTTTGTCGTGTGCAGTAACATTTTGGGTGGCTGCAAAGGCACGACTGGCCCCGCCTCCATCAACCCGCGCACCGGCAAGCCCTACGGCAGCACCTTCCCGATGATCACCATCGGTGACATGGTGAACGCCCAGCGCGAACTCGCCAAGGGACTCGGCATCGATCAGCTCTGCTGCGTGATCGGCGGTTCCATGGGTGGTTTCCAGGCCATGAAATGGGCCATTTACTACCCGGATCTCGTGCGCCGCTGCATCGTGATTGCAAGCTCTCCGCGTTTCAGCAGCCAGGCTCTCGGTTTTGAAATCGTCGCCCGAGACGTAATTACCCAAGACCCGAACTTTAACGGTGGCGACTACTACGAATCCGCCCACCCCGATGTCGGTCTTTCGAACGCCCGCAAACTCGCCCACATTACCTACCTCAGCGCTGTGGGCATGGAACAAAAGTTCAAGCGCGCTCAAGACCAGGAAAGCCGCAACCACGCTGTCACCTACAGCACGCCTTTCGACCTGAATCTTCCGCTCGAAAGCTACCTGCGTTACCAGGGAGCCAAATTCGTCGACCGTTTCGACGCCAACAGCTACCTGCACATTGCACACGCTACCGACAGCTTCGATCTTGAAACGGAATACGGCTCTCTCGAAAATGCTTTCAAGGGCGTAAAGGCAGAATTCCTGAATGTCAACCTGAGTACCGACTGGCTTTTCCCGCCGCATGAATCGCGCCGCATCACAAGCGCACTCTTGAATACCGGCAAAGTGGTCACCAGCCTCGAACTCGACACCCAATTCGGCCACGACGGCTTCCTTATCGAAGTCGGCGACCTCGGAAAGGCCGTGGGCCGTTTCCTCGACAGCAAGATTATTCCGGCCTCGGCCGATACGCAGGTCATGCCGGTATTCCACGACACCGAAGACTTCGACTACATCGGAAGCCTCGTCAAGGAAAACACCAAGGTGCTTGACCTCGGTTGCGGTAACGGCGAACTGCTCGATTTCTTGAACAAGAAAAAGCATGTCGAAGTTCTCGGCATCGAACGCAACTTCAAGAGCATCATGGATTGCCTCGAAAACGATGTACCCGTGATCCAGCGAGACCTTGACGAAAGCGGCGTCCGTGACTTCAAGGACGGCAGCTTCGACTACGCCATCATCAACCGCACCATTCAAGAAATCCGCGACCCGGTGGCTCTCTTGAACGAACTTTTGCGTGTGGCCAAGCGCGCCATTGTGACCTTCCCGAATTTCGGTCACTGGACAACTCGCGGAAGCCTGATGCTGCGCGGTCGCATGCCCAAGTCCAAGGAATTGCCTTACGAATGGTATGACACGCCGAACATCCGTGTGCTCACGCTCAAAGATTTCTATACTCTTTGCGAAAAGGAAGGCCTGAAGGTCGAAACCATTCATTACCAGAACGAACATAAGTTCAGCAAGTTCCTGACGGCTATCGGCCTCACGACCTTCGGCGCTGAACACGTGATTGCCATGGTGAGCAAGAAATAA
- the fabV gene encoding enoyl-ACP reductase FabV, with amino-acid sequence MVVEPMIRSNMCVNAHPQGCAMDVKRQIEYVQKKRAERGTPKDAPKTVLVLGCSTGYGLASRISAAFEFGAATIGVSFEKEGVDEPRQKSGTPGWYNNMAFDKFAHEAGLEAVTFNGDAFSHEMRKNVIDTLNKMGRKVDLLVYSVASSVRVDPDNGTLYRSVLKPIGETFTGATIDCMTGAISTISAEPATDEESANSVKVMGGEDWALWVRQLKDAGVLAEGIKTVAYSYIGPKLSHAIYRDGTIGGAKKHLEATAKELNAELQKELKGEAYVSVNKGLVTRSSAVIPIIPLYLSVLFKVMKEQGTHEGCIEQMERLMNERLYTGCAVPTDENNLIRIDDWELDPKVQEEVNKRMATITQENLAQVGDLEGYRHDFLATNGFDIEGVDYSADVKSMMTI; translated from the coding sequence ATGGTCGTAGAACCGATGATTCGCAGCAATATGTGCGTGAATGCTCACCCTCAAGGCTGCGCCATGGATGTGAAACGCCAGATTGAATACGTACAAAAGAAGCGCGCTGAACGTGGTACCCCGAAAGATGCTCCGAAGACGGTTCTGGTGTTGGGATGTTCGACCGGTTATGGACTTGCTAGCCGTATTTCGGCGGCGTTTGAATTCGGTGCCGCAACCATCGGCGTGTCCTTCGAAAAAGAAGGTGTCGATGAACCTCGCCAAAAGAGTGGAACTCCGGGTTGGTACAACAACATGGCTTTCGACAAGTTCGCTCATGAAGCGGGCCTCGAAGCGGTAACGTTTAACGGCGATGCATTCTCCCACGAAATGCGCAAGAACGTTATCGATACGCTCAACAAGATGGGCCGTAAGGTGGATTTGCTGGTGTACAGCGTGGCATCGAGCGTGCGTGTGGATCCGGACAACGGAACGCTTTACCGCAGCGTGTTGAAGCCGATTGGCGAAACCTTTACCGGCGCAACCATCGATTGTATGACAGGTGCTATCAGCACCATCAGCGCAGAACCCGCAACAGACGAAGAATCCGCCAATTCCGTGAAGGTGATGGGTGGCGAAGACTGGGCGCTTTGGGTGCGTCAGCTCAAGGATGCCGGCGTGCTTGCTGAAGGTATTAAGACAGTGGCCTATTCTTACATCGGCCCGAAGCTTTCTCATGCGATTTACCGCGACGGTACCATCGGTGGCGCCAAGAAGCATTTGGAAGCAACCGCCAAGGAACTCAATGCGGAACTCCAGAAGGAATTGAAGGGCGAAGCTTATGTGTCCGTGAACAAGGGGCTGGTGACGCGCTCGAGTGCCGTGATTCCTATTATTCCGTTGTATCTTTCGGTACTCTTCAAGGTGATGAAGGAACAGGGAACTCATGAAGGCTGCATTGAACAGATGGAACGCCTGATGAACGAACGCCTTTATACGGGCTGCGCCGTTCCTACTGATGAAAATAACCTGATCCGTATTGATGATTGGGAATTGGACCCGAAGGTGCAAGAGGAAGTGAACAAGCGTATGGCAACGATCACCCAGGAAAACCTGGCTCAGGTGGGTGACTTGGAAGGCTATCGTCACGACTTCTTGGCCACGAACGGCTTTGACATTGAAGGAGTGGATTACTCCGCCGATGTGAAGAGCATGATGACGATTTAA
- a CDS encoding asparaginase translates to MAKKKHIVILATGGTIAGVGEPGKNTGYVSGQISAEDLVKSVPELSEYADITAEQICNVNSDDMTDKLWIKLSNRIADLQTDDTVDGIVVTHGTDTMDETAYFVSLTVKCEKAVIFTGSMKPATAKNPDGPENLLGAVRAAAGFAVDDDPPANLVWVYFAGELFDARSVQKCSASAINAMGVNAPGEGSNWNALKEQNFFDVSKLESLPRVNVVYFTVDANPKILEYAACVSDGLVIAGAGSGEFSLAWAKVLENIDIPVVVSTRIHHGLVTLNESLAPGRICAGRLPPQKAAVLLRLALTATTKVDEIKRVFAL, encoded by the coding sequence ATGGCAAAGAAAAAACACATCGTGATTCTTGCAACGGGCGGCACTATTGCCGGTGTCGGTGAACCCGGCAAAAATACGGGTTACGTATCCGGGCAAATCTCCGCCGAAGACCTCGTTAAATCCGTGCCGGAACTTTCGGAGTACGCCGATATTACCGCCGAACAAATCTGCAACGTGAATTCCGACGATATGACGGACAAGCTGTGGATCAAGCTTTCGAACCGCATCGCTGATTTGCAAACAGACGATACCGTAGACGGCATCGTCGTCACTCACGGCACCGACACGATGGACGAAACGGCCTACTTCGTAAGCCTTACGGTCAAGTGCGAAAAGGCGGTCATCTTTACAGGCTCCATGAAGCCCGCTACCGCCAAGAACCCTGATGGTCCCGAAAACTTATTAGGTGCCGTACGTGCGGCAGCCGGCTTCGCCGTCGACGACGATCCTCCGGCAAATTTAGTGTGGGTGTATTTTGCAGGCGAACTTTTTGACGCCCGGAGCGTACAAAAGTGCAGCGCCTCGGCCATCAACGCCATGGGCGTCAACGCTCCCGGCGAAGGCTCCAACTGGAACGCCCTCAAAGAACAGAACTTCTTTGACGTCTCCAAGCTCGAAAGCCTCCCCCGCGTCAACGTCGTCTACTTTACCGTAGATGCGAATCCGAAGATTCTGGAATACGCCGCCTGCGTCTCCGACGGCCTTGTCATCGCAGGCGCAGGTTCGGGCGAATTCAGCCTCGCCTGGGCGAAAGTCCTCGAAAACATCGACATTCCCGTGGTCGTTTCGACACGAATCCACCACGGGCTAGTAACTTTGAACGAATCGCTTGCTCCCGGCCGCATTTGCGCCGGCCGCTTGCCGCCGCAAAAAGCCGCCGTGCTACTGCGGCTTGCACTCACCGCCACCACGAAAGTGGACGAAATCAAGCGAGTTTTCGCCCTTTAA
- a CDS encoding type II toxin-antitoxin system RelE/ParE family toxin: MDNTFKVIKLDAVNREIAELPQEQQDLLKSEYDLIETKGIEYVRVKHLQNKIFEIKSKELRSLFKYQEGKIIVIGVVFVKKSQKTPKDKIKLAKQRLKEV, from the coding sequence ATGGATAACACATTCAAGGTTATAAAACTTGATGCCGTAAATAGAGAAATTGCAGAACTGCCGCAAGAGCAACAAGACCTGTTGAAATCAGAATATGACCTGATAGAAACAAAGGGTATTGAATATGTTCGTGTCAAACATCTGCAGAACAAAATTTTTGAGATTAAATCAAAGGAATTGCGTTCCCTATTTAAGTATCAAGAAGGTAAAATCATTGTCATTGGCGTTGTCTTTGTCAAGAAAAGTCAAAAGACGCCGAAGGATAAAATCAAACTTGCAAAGCAAAGGCTGAAAGAGGTTTAA